Proteins from a genomic interval of Niabella soli DSM 19437:
- a CDS encoding malectin domain-containing carbohydrate-binding protein — MKAVAMLYKIRWSAILIAFQFLLSNTAVAQPRDTISLNEGWVSIKAATGSQKYTGFEKPGYSTTGWKKITVPHNWDDYYGYRRLLHGNLHGNAWYKKKFTLKKQSGKRYFLFFEGVGSYATVWVNGIKIGTHAGGRTTFTLDITDAVKQNGVNDLAVLAKHPAGITDLPWVCGGCSEERGFSEGSQPMGIFRPVHLIVTNPVYIAPFGVHAWADIKKEQTKLFVDLTIKNTGNPSVAAQLITLVKNRQQQVVAADSQQVQLKMDNITRQVLLVKQPELWSPAHPYLYTIETIIKTGGVEADKVRTDFGFRTIQWKTSTHQFLLNGQPVFINGIAGYEHQLGQSHAFADEEIDARVKWLQAAGFNAFRDAHQPHNLRYGSLFDQKGILWWPQLSAHIWYDTPAFRDQFKASLKEWIVERRNDPAVILWGLQNESKLPEDFAKECTELVRSLDPTASVERLVTTCNGGKGTDWDVPQNWTGTYGGDPDTYAQDLKKQVLVGEYGAWRTIDLHSDNSKRQPASYPEEQMVALMEKKLRLGEQAKDSSAGHFFWLLNSHDNPGRVQGGEGFRGIDRIGPVNYKGMLTPWEEPTDVYYMYRSNYAPKKTDPMVYIASHTWPNRWITPGTKDSIVVYSNCDEVELFNDMEGSSLGKQKNKRRGYHFQWDQVPVRYNILYAVGYVNGRAVARDTIVLYHLPKAPHFDQLYKGAQNITASQKGYQYVYRVNCGGPDYIDENKNTWQADRSLPSENERQTLNIKPQTNFWGSVSWADRFPGMPAVFASQRRSFSPVKGTRDWSLFQQFRYGKADLNYTFPLPDGNYIVELYFTEPWLGIGGGIDATGMRLFDVAFNNEVVLKDLDIWKEVGTNTALKKIVPVTVTGGRLVISFPHSKAGQALISAIAIATRANNMRSAATFENITNLKGDGIMQRTWLDIGDAPFANEKIQIHQLPPELFAADWIQTNRKQTKELSFKVRLPSDIYKAVFPELSARASADGFNNTGEWIITDEEGGKKYAVYKKRMAAGEQISIKGSTGFLTAITPASTMQPAFDLKPVTSYKTDGAVTGPGITKAEFSGAPRLAVQTNDSTSVKWSIKTGVADIYNITLKYYWPNPGAGTALLTLFDAGGNRMVEQEISLKFTQPGKWMLATVNTGTMINAGHYRVRVALKNAKGLVVSNIEVQ, encoded by the coding sequence ATGAAGGCGGTTGCAATGCTTTATAAGATCCGGTGGAGCGCTATTTTGATAGCGTTTCAGTTTCTTTTAAGCAATACAGCGGTCGCACAGCCCCGCGACACGATTTCGTTAAATGAAGGCTGGGTCAGTATTAAAGCGGCCACAGGATCACAAAAATATACAGGATTTGAAAAGCCCGGTTATTCCACAACCGGCTGGAAAAAGATAACCGTCCCGCATAACTGGGATGATTACTATGGATACCGGCGGTTGCTGCACGGAAATTTGCATGGCAATGCCTGGTATAAGAAAAAGTTTACGCTTAAGAAACAAAGCGGAAAAAGATATTTCCTTTTTTTTGAAGGAGTGGGTTCCTATGCCACCGTTTGGGTAAATGGTATAAAAATAGGGACGCATGCGGGGGGACGCACCACCTTTACACTGGATATAACGGATGCCGTGAAACAGAATGGCGTTAATGATCTTGCCGTACTGGCAAAACACCCGGCGGGCATTACCGATCTGCCCTGGGTTTGTGGTGGCTGCAGTGAGGAACGCGGTTTTTCGGAAGGATCGCAGCCAATGGGTATTTTTCGCCCTGTACATTTAATTGTTACCAACCCCGTTTATATCGCGCCTTTTGGCGTGCACGCCTGGGCGGATATAAAAAAAGAGCAGACTAAATTATTTGTTGACCTCACGATTAAGAATACAGGCAACCCGTCTGTTGCTGCACAATTAATTACACTGGTAAAGAACCGGCAACAGCAGGTGGTTGCGGCCGATAGTCAGCAGGTGCAGTTAAAAATGGATAATATAACCCGGCAGGTGTTGTTGGTAAAGCAACCGGAATTATGGTCGCCGGCGCATCCGTATCTGTACACAATTGAAACGATAATAAAAACAGGTGGTGTGGAAGCTGATAAAGTAAGAACTGATTTTGGATTCAGGACCATTCAATGGAAAACTTCCACCCACCAGTTTTTATTAAACGGGCAACCCGTATTTATAAATGGTATTGCGGGGTATGAGCACCAATTGGGACAGAGCCATGCTTTTGCTGATGAAGAAATTGATGCAAGGGTGAAATGGCTGCAGGCTGCGGGTTTTAATGCTTTTCGCGACGCGCATCAACCGCACAACTTAAGATACGGCAGTTTGTTTGACCAGAAAGGGATCCTGTGGTGGCCACAGTTGTCCGCACATATCTGGTACGATACGCCTGCCTTTCGGGATCAGTTTAAGGCGTCTTTAAAAGAATGGATAGTGGAGCGCAGGAATGATCCGGCGGTGATATTATGGGGGCTGCAGAATGAAAGCAAACTGCCGGAGGATTTTGCAAAGGAATGCACCGAGCTGGTCCGGAGCTTGGACCCTACGGCATCTGTAGAGCGGCTGGTAACCACCTGTAATGGCGGAAAAGGAACGGATTGGGACGTGCCGCAGAACTGGACCGGAACCTACGGCGGGGATCCGGATACATATGCACAGGATCTGAAGAAACAAGTGCTGGTTGGTGAATACGGTGCCTGGCGGACCATTGATCTGCACTCGGATAACAGCAAGCGGCAACCGGCTTCTTATCCGGAAGAACAAATGGTGGCCCTGATGGAAAAAAAACTGCGCTTAGGTGAACAGGCAAAGGATAGTAGTGCCGGCCATTTTTTCTGGTTGTTGAATTCGCATGATAACCCGGGACGGGTGCAGGGCGGAGAAGGATTCAGGGGAATAGATCGTATCGGGCCGGTAAATTATAAAGGGATGTTGACGCCCTGGGAAGAACCGACGGATGTGTATTATATGTACCGCTCTAATTATGCGCCCAAAAAAACAGACCCGATGGTGTATATCGCTTCGCATACCTGGCCCAACCGGTGGATAACACCGGGGACCAAAGATTCGATAGTGGTGTACTCGAATTGCGATGAAGTGGAGCTGTTTAATGATATGGAAGGGTCTTCATTGGGCAAACAAAAAAATAAGAGACGGGGCTATCATTTTCAATGGGATCAGGTTCCGGTCCGTTACAATATTTTATACGCCGTAGGTTATGTAAACGGAAGAGCCGTGGCACGCGATACCATTGTATTATATCATTTGCCAAAAGCGCCTCACTTTGATCAATTGTACAAAGGCGCACAGAATATAACAGCATCCCAAAAAGGCTATCAATATGTTTACCGGGTTAATTGCGGCGGCCCCGATTACATAGACGAAAATAAAAACACCTGGCAGGCCGACCGTTCGTTACCTTCTGAAAACGAACGTCAAACTTTAAACATCAAACCTCAAACAAATTTCTGGGGTTCCGTTTCCTGGGCGGATCGCTTTCCGGGTATGCCGGCGGTATTCGCCAGCCAGCGACGCAGTTTTTCTCCGGTAAAGGGAACCCGCGACTGGTCGCTGTTTCAGCAGTTCCGGTATGGTAAAGCGGATTTGAATTATACCTTTCCGCTGCCCGACGGGAATTATATCGTAGAACTCTATTTTACAGAACCCTGGCTGGGTATAGGCGGTGGTATAGATGCAACCGGAATGCGACTGTTTGATGTGGCATTTAATAATGAAGTGGTGCTGAAGGATCTTGATATCTGGAAAGAGGTAGGGACCAATACAGCCTTAAAAAAAATAGTTCCGGTAACAGTGACTGGGGGAAGACTGGTGATTTCCTTTCCGCATTCCAAAGCGGGGCAGGCGCTCATTTCCGCTATAGCAATTGCCACCCGGGCAAACAACATGCGATCCGCAGCTACTTTTGAAAATATAACCAATCTTAAAGGCGATGGAATCATGCAGCGTACATGGCTCGACATAGGAGACGCACCTTTTGCAAATGAAAAAATTCAGATCCATCAACTACCACCGGAGCTTTTTGCAGCAGACTGGATCCAAACGAACAGGAAGCAAACAAAAGAACTGTCGTTTAAGGTTCGTCTGCCATCAGACATTTATAAGGCTGTATTTCCGGAGCTGTCAGCCAGAGCTTCGGCCGACGGGTTTAACAACACAGGTGAATGGATAATAACGGATGAAGAAGGAGGAAAAAAATATGCAGTATATAAGAAACGGATGGCTGCCGGCGAACAAATTTCAATAAAAGGGTCAACCGGTTTTTTAACGGCAATAACACCTGCCTCAACCATGCAGCCCGCGTTCGATCTGAAGCCGGTTACCTCATATAAAACGGATGGGGCTGTTACAGGGCCAGGCATCACAAAAGCCGAGTTTTCAGGTGCACCCAGGCTGGCTGTTCAAACCAATGACAGTACTTCTGTAAAATGGTCCATCAAAACAGGTGTAGCCGATATTTATAATATAACACTGAAATATTATTGGCCAAACCCCGGGGCGGGTACTGCGCTGCTAACGCTCTTTGATGCAGGAGGCAACAGGATGGTGGAGCAGGAAATCTCCCTTAAATTTACGCAGCCGGGCAAATGGATGCTGGCAACTGTTAACACCGGCACTATGATCAATGCGGGGCATTATAGGGTGCGTGTAGCCTTAAAGAATGCAAAGGGGTTGGTGGTGTCTAATATTGAGGTCCAATAA
- a CDS encoding alpha-L-rhamnosidase → MKRLLLGTCFLLLIMAVQAQLQPVRLRCEFRVDPLGVDVQRPGLSWELKSGKKNVGQSAYRILVADAPGLLSKEQGNIWDSRKINAEASVQVPYNGKPLQPGKKYYWKVMVWNEKNTASPFSSVASWQMGLLTDADWSGARWIAYEELPDSSVILPFAHGNGKKAWGQRKDVLPLFRKSFGIKKAVTSATVFISGLGQFEMSINGKKAGDHFLDPGWTQFSKKAQYVTFDVTKQLRRGENVIGVSLGNGFYYIPGERYRKLTGAYGYPKMIAKIRVQYKDGSEQTIVSDNSWSTAPSPVFFSSIYGGEDYDASKEKSGWDQKGYNDAGWKRAVVTTGPPKLVAQSAAPVKVMQVFNPVSKKELSKGVWVYDLGQNFSGIPSIKVSGKKGDTVRLRPAELINADGSANQKATGAPHYYTYVLKGTGIEEWQPRFTYYGFRYVQVEGATPHAGNTGLPVIKKLKGLHIRNSADEIGSFSCSNALFNKTNDLIRWAIRSNMVSVFTDCPHREKLGWLEETHLMGASVQYNYDIAALIKKVVHDMIDAQTPEGLIPDIAPEYVHFDGGFRDSPEWGSAGVIFPWYAFQWYGDTAILRDAYPMMKKYVHYLKGKAKGHILYFGLGDWFDLGPNRPGVSQLTPEGVTSTATYYYDLTILSKIARVLGYKSEVPFFEDWAQTVKMAFNKKFFNTITKQYATGSQAANAMALYMGLVEPRDRNAVVQNLVKDIRAHNNALTGGDVGYRYVLRALEDAGYSDVIYDMNNRSDVPGYGYQLAHGATALTESWAALPSVSNNHFMLGHLMEWFYSGLCGIRQAEGSVGFKAIEIRPHPVGSITHARAQYHSVYGLIEAGWKKEGRQFTVTVSIPPNTTATVYFPPGYDQQQRKIGSGTYSFTVKLK, encoded by the coding sequence ATGAAACGATTGTTGTTGGGAACTTGCTTCTTATTATTAATTATGGCAGTGCAGGCGCAATTGCAGCCGGTGCGGTTGCGTTGTGAGTTCAGAGTGGATCCCCTTGGCGTAGACGTGCAGCGCCCCGGCTTAAGCTGGGAGCTGAAAAGCGGCAAAAAAAATGTAGGTCAGTCGGCTTACCGCATACTGGTGGCAGATGCGCCGGGTTTACTTTCAAAAGAACAGGGGAATATCTGGGATTCAAGAAAAATAAATGCGGAGGCTTCTGTCCAGGTTCCATATAATGGTAAACCGTTGCAACCAGGCAAAAAATATTACTGGAAAGTAATGGTCTGGAATGAAAAGAACACGGCGTCTCCCTTTAGCAGTGTTGCCTCCTGGCAGATGGGATTATTAACAGATGCCGATTGGTCCGGCGCCCGGTGGATCGCTTATGAGGAGTTGCCGGATTCAAGCGTCATTCTTCCGTTTGCCCATGGTAATGGTAAAAAGGCCTGGGGGCAGCGTAAGGATGTGTTGCCTTTGTTTCGCAAATCATTCGGCATAAAAAAAGCAGTGACAAGCGCTACCGTTTTTATCAGCGGCCTGGGGCAATTTGAAATGAGCATCAATGGAAAAAAAGCCGGGGATCATTTCCTGGATCCCGGGTGGACGCAGTTTTCCAAAAAGGCACAATATGTAACGTTTGATGTTACCAAACAGCTCCGGCGGGGAGAAAATGTTATTGGGGTATCATTGGGCAATGGCTTTTATTATATTCCCGGTGAGCGCTACCGGAAACTAACCGGTGCTTATGGCTATCCCAAGATGATCGCAAAAATCCGGGTGCAATATAAAGATGGATCTGAACAGACGATCGTTTCCGATAATAGCTGGAGCACCGCGCCGTCTCCCGTTTTCTTTTCCAGTATTTATGGTGGCGAAGATTACGACGCCAGCAAAGAAAAATCGGGCTGGGACCAAAAAGGATACAACGATGCCGGTTGGAAAAGAGCCGTGGTTACTACAGGCCCGCCAAAGCTTGTTGCGCAGTCTGCCGCACCGGTTAAGGTGATGCAGGTGTTCAACCCCGTTAGTAAAAAGGAATTGTCAAAAGGAGTATGGGTATATGACCTGGGACAAAATTTTTCCGGGATACCCTCAATAAAAGTTTCCGGGAAAAAAGGAGATACCGTCCGGTTACGACCGGCGGAACTCATCAATGCCGATGGCAGCGCCAATCAGAAAGCCACAGGAGCGCCTCATTATTATACCTACGTTTTGAAGGGGACAGGCATAGAAGAATGGCAGCCACGTTTCACGTATTATGGGTTTCGTTATGTACAGGTAGAAGGCGCCACGCCCCATGCCGGCAATACAGGGCTTCCCGTTATAAAAAAATTAAAAGGCCTGCATATCCGCAACAGTGCTGATGAGATTGGATCCTTCAGTTGTTCAAATGCATTGTTTAACAAGACGAATGATCTGATCCGCTGGGCCATTCGCAGTAATATGGTAAGTGTTTTTACCGATTGCCCCCACCGGGAAAAGCTGGGCTGGCTGGAGGAAACCCACCTGATGGGCGCCTCTGTACAGTATAATTATGATATCGCCGCATTGATCAAAAAAGTAGTACATGATATGATCGACGCGCAAACCCCTGAGGGATTGATACCGGATATAGCCCCCGAATATGTACATTTTGACGGTGGCTTTCGTGATTCGCCCGAATGGGGAAGCGCCGGGGTGATCTTTCCCTGGTACGCGTTTCAATGGTATGGCGATACGGCTATTTTGCGGGATGCGTACCCGATGATGAAGAAATATGTGCACTATCTTAAAGGGAAAGCAAAGGGTCATATTTTATATTTTGGTTTGGGCGATTGGTTTGACCTCGGCCCTAACCGGCCGGGTGTTTCGCAATTAACACCGGAGGGCGTTACCTCAACGGCTACCTATTATTACGATCTGACCATCCTCTCCAAAATAGCGCGTGTATTAGGGTATAAGAGTGAGGTTCCTTTTTTTGAAGATTGGGCACAAACAGTAAAAATGGCCTTCAATAAAAAGTTCTTTAACACAATCACAAAGCAATATGCAACGGGCAGCCAGGCGGCGAACGCCATGGCCTTGTATATGGGGCTTGTGGAGCCCCGGGATCGCAATGCTGTTGTGCAGAACCTGGTTAAGGATATCCGGGCGCACAACAATGCGCTTACAGGCGGTGATGTGGGGTATCGGTATGTGTTAAGGGCCCTGGAAGATGCGGGCTATAGTGATGTGATCTATGATATGAATAACCGGAGTGATGTGCCGGGGTATGGATACCAATTAGCCCATGGGGCAACAGCGCTTACCGAATCCTGGGCTGCCCTGCCTTCTGTTTCCAATAATCATTTTATGTTAGGGCATTTAATGGAATGGTTCTATTCCGGCCTGTGCGGAATCAGGCAGGCGGAAGGATCCGTTGGGTTCAAAGCAATAGAAATAAGACCGCACCCGGTGGGTAGCATCACCCATGCGCGCGCGCAGTATCATTCGGTATATGGTCTGATTGAAGCCGGATGGAAAAAAGAAGGCAGACAGTTTACGGTTACGGTATCCATTCCTCCGAATACGACGGCTACAGTTTATTTTCCGCCCGGCTATGATCAGCAGCAAAGAAAAATTGGTTCCGGAACATACAGCTTTACAGTAAAATTAAAATAA
- a CDS encoding glycoside hydrolase family protein has translation MRKISLGLIGIFLFNITIAQRKVPQVEMQKIYEEIKTPYKYGLVVLPPDTTQKVDCPTVYKQGNTWYMTYVVFNGHGYETWLSASKDLLHWKTLGKQLVFTQTGWDANQEAGYNALVDTRWGGDYNLGKFDGKYWMSYIGGATAGYEPEPLSIGMAYTTRPPVQALPWQRLPAPVLSTQDADVRWWENRHKLFKSYVIEDKAHHTGHRFIMYYNAVGDSLKDNKKTRWYERIGMAVSNDMVHWKRYLKDPVVHHPAGITGDPMLQRIGHLWVMFYFGAFWTDRPGAFNRFACSYDLIHWTDWTGDNLIQSSEDYDQKYAHKSFVLKHNGVVYHFYCAVDARDHRGIAVATSVDKGRSKIGFINGL, from the coding sequence ATGCGAAAGATAAGCCTGGGGCTGATAGGAATATTTTTATTCAATATAACAATTGCGCAGCGCAAAGTGCCGCAAGTGGAAATGCAGAAAATTTATGAGGAAATAAAAACGCCTTATAAATACGGGCTGGTGGTATTGCCCCCGGATACTACGCAGAAAGTGGATTGCCCAACGGTATATAAACAGGGTAATACCTGGTATATGACCTACGTGGTTTTTAATGGACACGGTTATGAAACCTGGCTGTCGGCCAGCAAGGACCTGTTGCATTGGAAAACATTGGGTAAACAATTAGTGTTTACCCAAACCGGTTGGGACGCCAACCAGGAAGCGGGGTACAATGCATTAGTGGATACCCGCTGGGGCGGCGATTATAACCTGGGGAAATTTGATGGAAAGTACTGGATGTCCTATATCGGTGGGGCTACTGCAGGATATGAGCCGGAACCCTTATCGATCGGAATGGCTTATACGACCCGGCCCCCCGTACAGGCATTGCCCTGGCAAAGGCTGCCGGCGCCGGTATTGAGTACACAGGACGCTGATGTAAGATGGTGGGAAAACCGGCATAAACTTTTTAAGAGTTATGTAATAGAAGATAAGGCCCACCATACGGGGCACCGGTTTATTATGTATTACAATGCAGTCGGCGATTCATTAAAGGATAATAAGAAAACGCGATGGTATGAACGCATCGGCATGGCTGTATCTAATGACATGGTGCATTGGAAGCGCTATCTGAAAGATCCGGTAGTGCACCATCCCGCAGGGATCACCGGTGATCCCATGCTTCAGCGCATCGGCCATCTTTGGGTAATGTTTTACTTTGGGGCCTTCTGGACAGACCGGCCGGGCGCTTTTAATCGCTTTGCCTGTTCGTATGATCTGATTCACTGGACCGACTGGACAGGGGATAACCTCATACAATCATCAGAAGACTATGATCAAAAGTATGCGCACAAATCGTTTGTATTAAAACATAACGGGGTGGTGTATCATTTTTATTGCGCGGTGGATGCCAGAGATCACCGGGGTATTGCCGTAGCTACATCGGTGGATAAGGGAAGAAGTAAAATCGGGTTTATCAACGGCCTGTGA
- a CDS encoding glycoside hydrolase family 2 TIM barrel-domain containing protein: protein MKYIVQLGICLLGIIGVVAAQQSPRKVIDFNKGWRFQMGDEAGWKKESFKDETWRLLDLPHDWSIEGRFAATNPAGNAGGALPGGIGWYRKTFTTNAAPGSRVSIEFDGVYRDAEVWINGQYLGKWPYGYTSFSYDLTPFVKYGAQKNIIAVRVDNSQQPNSRWYSGSGIYRDTRLVITKKAAFEKWGTFITTPQVHEQNALFSATTTLLNIRKGDRSVDLRCEIYDPSGNKIATALPTGSWKNDSVCTLQTEIKQPQLWSVKSPQLYKAVFKMSIAGKLMDQWQTTFGIRYFNFDAKKGFALNGEPMKILGVCMHHDLGALGAAFNKSAAKRQLRILKEMGANAIRTAHNPPDPQFLDLCDEMGFLVMDESFDMWAKKKNKYDYFSDFPAWHRKDLEHMVKRDRNHPSVFMWSIGNEIREQFDSTGITLAKELVGIVKELDPTRPVTCALSENDPAKNFIYQSKALDVIGLNYHIDSYAAFPVNYPGEKFIAAETVSGLATRGHYDGPADSLRKWPSSSKFKYVENGNPDFTVSAYDNVAAYWGATHEQTWRIIKKYDYLSGEFVWSGFDFLGEPVPYPYPARSSYYGIVDLAGFPKDVYYMYQSEWTQKPVLHLLPHWNWNKGQTVDVMAYYNNADEVELFLNGKTLGRKRKADTSFHVTWHVPYTPGTLKVVSYKNGNTVQERTVKTAGTPARIELTVENKNIRLADNELSFVSIRIVDKEGNLVPMADNLVKVTTTANARVVAMDNGYPADLEPFQTNRHKVYNGLGLAMIKGLNKGTATIRVTADGLKATSSSIIVE from the coding sequence ATGAAATATATAGTACAGTTAGGTATTTGTTTGTTAGGGATAATAGGTGTTGTAGCCGCGCAGCAATCGCCCCGCAAGGTGATTGATTTTAATAAGGGCTGGCGCTTTCAGATGGGCGACGAGGCCGGATGGAAAAAGGAGTCGTTTAAAGATGAAACCTGGCGTTTGCTGGACCTGCCGCATGATTGGAGCATTGAAGGGCGTTTTGCTGCAACGAACCCTGCAGGCAATGCGGGCGGTGCGTTGCCGGGAGGCATTGGCTGGTATCGTAAAACATTTACAACAAATGCAGCGCCCGGAAGTCGGGTCAGCATTGAATTTGACGGGGTATATCGCGATGCGGAAGTATGGATCAACGGGCAATACCTGGGTAAATGGCCTTATGGCTATACCTCTTTTAGTTATGACCTGACGCCCTTTGTAAAATACGGTGCTCAAAAGAATATAATTGCCGTGAGGGTAGACAATAGTCAGCAGCCTAACTCAAGATGGTATTCGGGTTCGGGTATTTACCGGGATACAAGGCTGGTTATTACAAAAAAGGCCGCATTTGAAAAATGGGGCACTTTTATTACTACCCCGCAGGTGCATGAGCAGAATGCGTTATTCAGCGCAACAACAACGTTGTTAAATATCAGGAAAGGGGATAGATCAGTTGACCTGCGTTGTGAGATCTATGACCCATCGGGTAATAAGATCGCAACGGCGCTTCCAACGGGAAGCTGGAAGAATGACAGTGTATGCACCCTGCAAACGGAAATAAAACAGCCCCAACTCTGGTCCGTAAAAAGTCCGCAGTTATATAAAGCGGTATTTAAAATGAGTATAGCGGGCAAACTGATGGACCAATGGCAAACCACCTTCGGTATCCGGTATTTTAATTTTGATGCAAAAAAAGGTTTTGCCTTAAATGGTGAGCCGATGAAGATCCTGGGCGTTTGTATGCACCACGACCTGGGAGCCCTGGGGGCAGCTTTTAATAAGTCGGCAGCCAAACGCCAGTTGCGCATTCTGAAGGAGATGGGCGCCAACGCGATCCGTACGGCGCACAATCCACCGGACCCGCAATTCCTGGATCTGTGCGATGAAATGGGCTTTTTGGTGATGGACGAATCCTTTGATATGTGGGCTAAAAAGAAAAACAAGTATGATTATTTCAGCGATTTTCCGGCCTGGCACCGCAAGGATCTCGAACATATGGTAAAACGGGACCGGAATCATCCCAGTGTTTTTATGTGGAGCATAGGTAATGAAATAAGGGAACAGTTTGATTCCACCGGTATCACCCTGGCGAAGGAACTGGTGGGTATCGTTAAAGAGCTGGATCCTACCCGGCCGGTTACCTGTGCGCTAAGCGAAAATGATCCGGCGAAGAATTTTATTTATCAATCCAAAGCATTAGACGTTATTGGGCTGAATTATCATATTGATTCCTATGCAGCATTTCCTGTAAACTATCCCGGTGAAAAATTTATTGCCGCAGAAACGGTTTCCGGTCTGGCCACCCGCGGGCATTACGACGGTCCTGCGGATTCTTTGCGCAAATGGCCGTCATCTTCCAAATTTAAATATGTTGAAAACGGTAACCCGGATTTTACGGTTTCTGCTTACGATAATGTAGCAGCTTACTGGGGCGCCACGCATGAACAAACCTGGCGCATTATAAAAAAGTATGATTACCTGTCTGGTGAGTTTGTGTGGTCTGGTTTTGATTTCCTTGGTGAACCCGTACCGTACCCTTACCCGGCAAGAAGTTCCTATTACGGGATCGTTGACCTGGCTGGTTTTCCAAAGGATGTATATTACATGTACCAAAGTGAATGGACGCAAAAACCGGTGCTGCACTTGCTGCCGCACTGGAACTGGAACAAAGGGCAGACGGTGGATGTAATGGCCTATTATAACAACGCAGATGAGGTGGAACTTTTTTTAAATGGAAAAACATTGGGCCGTAAAAGAAAGGCGGACACTTCCTTTCACGTAACCTGGCACGTACCCTATACACCGGGAACGTTAAAAGTGGTGTCCTATAAAAACGGGAATACGGTACAGGAACGAACGGTGAAAACAGCCGGAACACCGGCCCGGATAGAGCTGACGGTTGAAAATAAAAATATTCGTCTGGCGGATAATGAATTGTCTTTTGTTTCCATCCGCATAGTGGATAAAGAGGGCAATTTAGTACCAATGGCGGATAACCTGGTTAAGGTTACT